Proteins encoded in a region of the Neodiprion virginianus isolate iyNeoVirg1 chromosome 2, iyNeoVirg1.1, whole genome shotgun sequence genome:
- the LOC124298916 gene encoding transcriptional repressor CTCFL isoform X4, giving the protein MSGNVAAIKLEEGQESVTEIQTYLETFNKEIEGGQGEQLQHVQLQQVEGLTGGDDGGTYFVDQSGQYYYQASSDDPPVMTQVQIQEADDGEGQNDGEDGQDEQYHEIEELENVQSGENASKQGTVSTNGNSQVVINSGDAYQTVTIVPSDTNPGEVSYVLIVQQPESEEKDGRTEDVEVGEGEEGEQDLTVYDFEDNEDNDAPVESEAEDDKTKIIKFIPKKSQTVTQAHMCNYCNYTSPKRYLLSRHMKSHSEERPHKCSVCERGFKTLASLQNHVNTHTGTKPHHCKFCDSAFTTSGELVRHVRYRHTHEKPHKCHECDYASVELSKLKRHIRCHTGERPYQCPHCTYASPDTFKLKRHLRIHTGEKPYECDICQARFTQSNSLKAHKLVHNVGDKPVFQCELCPTTCGRKTDLRIHVQKLHTSDKPLKCKRCGKTFPDRYSYKLHNKTHEGEKCYKCDLCPYASISARHLESHMLIHTDQKPYQCDHCYQSFRQKQLLKRHCNLYHNPSYVPPPPQEKTHQCPECERPFRHKGNLIRHMAVHDPESSLQEKQLALKIGRQKKIQIIDGQRVEVMTGDLASKLKGYDDEDEEDEDEMMAVEGSDGQQYVVLEVIQLADNQGTDQMAVVASEDGDLVMQDPLSQDEVVGGTEEGEEEEEEEVEEHQETIELKLEDSTHNTRKSTRLSESSQNDPKLQKDMETCFGFDEEEEEDEEDDSNIHLLQTIS; this is encoded by the exons ATGTCCGGTAACGTAGCTGCGATTAAGTTGGAAGAGGGGCAAGAGTCTGTCACGGAGATACAGACGTACCTCGAGACATTCAACAAAGAAATTGAGGGAGGCCAGGGCGAACAGCTTCAGCATGTACAAC TGCAACAAGTTGAGGGTCTCACCGGTGGGGACGATGGTGGCACCTACTTTGTCGATCAATCTGGCCAGTACTATTATCAAGCCAGTAGCGACGACCCACCAGTTATGACTCAAGTACAAATTCAAGAAGCAGACGATGGGGAAGGTCAGAACGACGGCGAAGATGGTCAGGATGAACAGTACCACGAAATAGAAGAGCTTGAGAATGTGCAGAGTGGAGAGAATGCGAGTAAACAG GGTACAGTATCCACGAATGGAAATAGCCAAGTGGTTATTAACTCTGGTGACGCGTATCAAACAGTGACAATTGTGCCGTCAGATACAAACCCAGGTGAAGTTAGCTACGTGTTAATCGTGCAGCAGCCTGAATCTGAGGAAAAAGATGGTCGAACGGAAGACGTGGAAGTGGGCGAAGGTGAGGAAGGGGAACAAGATTTAACTGTTTATGACTTTGAGGACAATGAGGACAACGACGCACCTGTTGAGTCCGAAGCTGAAGATGATAAgacaaaaataatcaaattcatCCCTAAGAAATCACAGACCGTGACACAGGCTCACATGTGTAACTACTGCAATTACACAAGTCCCAAGCG ATATCTCTTATCTCGCCACATGAAATCTCACTCCGAGGAAAGACCACATAAATGTAGCGTTTGTGAAAGAGGCTTTAAGACTTTGGCTTCCCTGCAGAACCACGTTAACACACATACGGGAACAAAACCTCATCACTGCAAGTTCTGCGACAGCGCTTTCACTACGTCTg GTGAACTTGTAAGACATGTTCGGTACAGACATACCCATGAAAAGCCGCACAAATGTCATGAGTGTGATTACGCCTCGGTTGAGTTGTCCAAACTTAAACGACACATTAGGTGCCACACTGGAGAACGTCCCTATCAG TGTCCACATTGTACGTATGCAAGTCCAGACACCTTCAAGCTGAAACGTCATTTGCGCATTCATACGGGCGAAAAACCATATGAATGTGATATCTGCCAAGCAAGATTTACACAGTCTAACAGTTTAAAGGCTCACAAGCTAGTTCACAACG ttgGAGATAAGCCCGTATTTCAATGTGAATTATGCCCAACAACGTGCGGAAGAAAAACTGACCTCAGAATTCACGTTCAAAAGTTACACACTTCTGATAAGCCGTTGAAATGCAAGAGATGTGGCAAGACATTCCCTGACAG GTATAGTTACAAACTTCACAATAAAACGCATGAAGGTGAGAAATGTTACAAGTGCGACCTCTGCCCGTACGCTTCAATATCAGCTCGTCACCTTGAGAGTCACATGCTCATTCATACGGATCAAAAACCGTATCAGTGTGATCATTGCTATCAATCATTTAGGCAAAAACAATTGCTTAAACGCCACTGTAATCTATACCACAATCCTTCCTACGTACCGCCACCACCTCAAGAGAAGACACATCAATGTCCAGAGTGCGAAAGACCGTTCAG GCACAAAGGAAACCTCATACGACACATGGCTGTACATGATCCTGAATCGTCCCTTCAAGAAAAACAACTGGCCCTTAAAATTGGACGTCAAAAGAAGATACAAATCATTGATGGTCAAAGGGTTGAAGTTATGACTG GAGACTTAGCTTCTAAACTTAAAGGTTACGATgacgaagatgaagaagacGAGGATGAGATGATGGCCGTCGAAGGAAGCGACGGGCAGCAATATGTCGTCTTGGAAGTGATCCAGTTAGCAGATAATCAAGGAACTGATCAG ATGGCTGTTGTTGCTAGCGAAGATGGAGATTTGGTGATGCAAGATCCTTTGAGTCAGGATGAAGTAGTGGGTGGAACGGAAGAAGgtgaggaggaagaagaagaggaagtaGAAGAACATCAAGAAACCATCGAATTGAAACTAGAAGATAGTACCCATAATACCAGAAAATCAACACGATTGTCCGAATCATCGCAAAACGATCCAAAGCTACAAAAAGACATGGAAACCTGCTTCGGTTTTGACGAG gaagaggaagaggacgaggaagacgatAGCAATATTCATCTATTACAGACAATATCGTAA
- the LOC124298916 gene encoding transcriptional repressor CTCF isoform X3 — MSGNVAAIKLEEGQESVTEIQTYLETFNKEIEGGQGEQLQHVQLQQVEGLTGGDDGGTYFVDQSGQYYYQASSDDPPVMTQVQIQEADDGEGQNDGEDGQDEQYHEIEELENVQSGENASKQGTVSTNGNSQVVINSGDAYQTVTIVPSDTNPGEVSYVLIVQQPESEEKDGRTEDVEVGEGEEGEQDLTVYDFEDNEDNDAPVESEAEDDKTKIIKFIPKKSQTVTQAHMCNYCNYTSPKRYLLSRHMKSHSEERPHKCSVCERGFKTLASLQNHVNTHTGTKPHHCKFCDSAFTTSGELVRHVRYRHTHEKPHKCHECDYASVELSKLKRHIRCHTGERPYQCPHCTYASPDTFKLKRHLRIHTGEKPYECDICQARFTQSNSLKAHKLVHNVGDKPVFQCELCPTTCGRKTDLRIHVQKLHTSDKPLKCKRCGKTFPDRYSYKLHNKTHEGEKCYKCDLCPYASISARHLESHMLIHTDQKPYQCDHCYQSFRQKQLLKRHCNLYHNPSYVPPPPQEKTHQCPECERPFSCNPVMGWKVSCSGAKYRHKGNLIRHMAVHDPESSLQEKQLALKIGRQKKIQIIDGQRVEVMTGYDDEDEEDEDEMMAVEGSDGQQYVVLEVIQLADNQGTDQMAVVASEDGDLVMQDPLSQDEVVGGTEEGEEEEEEEVEEHQETIELKLEDSTHNTRKSTRLSESSQNDPKLQKDMETCFGFDEEEEEDEEDDSNIHLLQTIS, encoded by the exons ATGTCCGGTAACGTAGCTGCGATTAAGTTGGAAGAGGGGCAAGAGTCTGTCACGGAGATACAGACGTACCTCGAGACATTCAACAAAGAAATTGAGGGAGGCCAGGGCGAACAGCTTCAGCATGTACAAC TGCAACAAGTTGAGGGTCTCACCGGTGGGGACGATGGTGGCACCTACTTTGTCGATCAATCTGGCCAGTACTATTATCAAGCCAGTAGCGACGACCCACCAGTTATGACTCAAGTACAAATTCAAGAAGCAGACGATGGGGAAGGTCAGAACGACGGCGAAGATGGTCAGGATGAACAGTACCACGAAATAGAAGAGCTTGAGAATGTGCAGAGTGGAGAGAATGCGAGTAAACAG GGTACAGTATCCACGAATGGAAATAGCCAAGTGGTTATTAACTCTGGTGACGCGTATCAAACAGTGACAATTGTGCCGTCAGATACAAACCCAGGTGAAGTTAGCTACGTGTTAATCGTGCAGCAGCCTGAATCTGAGGAAAAAGATGGTCGAACGGAAGACGTGGAAGTGGGCGAAGGTGAGGAAGGGGAACAAGATTTAACTGTTTATGACTTTGAGGACAATGAGGACAACGACGCACCTGTTGAGTCCGAAGCTGAAGATGATAAgacaaaaataatcaaattcatCCCTAAGAAATCACAGACCGTGACACAGGCTCACATGTGTAACTACTGCAATTACACAAGTCCCAAGCG ATATCTCTTATCTCGCCACATGAAATCTCACTCCGAGGAAAGACCACATAAATGTAGCGTTTGTGAAAGAGGCTTTAAGACTTTGGCTTCCCTGCAGAACCACGTTAACACACATACGGGAACAAAACCTCATCACTGCAAGTTCTGCGACAGCGCTTTCACTACGTCTg GTGAACTTGTAAGACATGTTCGGTACAGACATACCCATGAAAAGCCGCACAAATGTCATGAGTGTGATTACGCCTCGGTTGAGTTGTCCAAACTTAAACGACACATTAGGTGCCACACTGGAGAACGTCCCTATCAG TGTCCACATTGTACGTATGCAAGTCCAGACACCTTCAAGCTGAAACGTCATTTGCGCATTCATACGGGCGAAAAACCATATGAATGTGATATCTGCCAAGCAAGATTTACACAGTCTAACAGTTTAAAGGCTCACAAGCTAGTTCACAACG ttgGAGATAAGCCCGTATTTCAATGTGAATTATGCCCAACAACGTGCGGAAGAAAAACTGACCTCAGAATTCACGTTCAAAAGTTACACACTTCTGATAAGCCGTTGAAATGCAAGAGATGTGGCAAGACATTCCCTGACAG GTATAGTTACAAACTTCACAATAAAACGCATGAAGGTGAGAAATGTTACAAGTGCGACCTCTGCCCGTACGCTTCAATATCAGCTCGTCACCTTGAGAGTCACATGCTCATTCATACGGATCAAAAACCGTATCAGTGTGATCATTGCTATCAATCATTTAGGCAAAAACAATTGCTTAAACGCCACTGTAATCTATACCACAATCCTTCCTACGTACCGCCACCACCTCAAGAGAAGACACATCAATGTCCAGAGTGCGAAAGACCGTTCAG CTGCAACCCGGTTATGGGTTGGAAAGTGTCTTGTTCTGGTGCTAAATACAG GCACAAAGGAAACCTCATACGACACATGGCTGTACATGATCCTGAATCGTCCCTTCAAGAAAAACAACTGGCCCTTAAAATTGGACGTCAAAAGAAGATACAAATCATTGATGGTCAAAGGGTTGAAGTTATGACTG GTTACGATgacgaagatgaagaagacGAGGATGAGATGATGGCCGTCGAAGGAAGCGACGGGCAGCAATATGTCGTCTTGGAAGTGATCCAGTTAGCAGATAATCAAGGAACTGATCAG ATGGCTGTTGTTGCTAGCGAAGATGGAGATTTGGTGATGCAAGATCCTTTGAGTCAGGATGAAGTAGTGGGTGGAACGGAAGAAGgtgaggaggaagaagaagaggaagtaGAAGAACATCAAGAAACCATCGAATTGAAACTAGAAGATAGTACCCATAATACCAGAAAATCAACACGATTGTCCGAATCATCGCAAAACGATCCAAAGCTACAAAAAGACATGGAAACCTGCTTCGGTTTTGACGAG gaagaggaagaggacgaggaagacgatAGCAATATTCATCTATTACAGACAATATCGTAA
- the LOC124298916 gene encoding transcriptional repressor CTCFL isoform X5: MSGNVAAIKLEEGQESVTEIQTYLETFNKEIEGGQGEQLQHVQLQQVEGLTGGDDGGTYFVDQSGQYYYQASSDDPPVMTQVQIQEADDGEGQNDGEDGQDEQYHEIEELENVQSGENASKQGTVSTNGNSQVVINSGDAYQTVTIVPSDTNPGEVSYVLIVQQPESEEKDGRTEDVEVGEGEEGEQDLTVYDFEDNEDNDAPVESEAEDDKTKIIKFIPKKSQTVTQAHMCNYCNYTSPKRYLLSRHMKSHSEERPHKCSVCERGFKTLASLQNHVNTHTGTKPHHCKFCDSAFTTSGELVRHVRYRHTHEKPHKCHECDYASVELSKLKRHIRCHTGERPYQCPHCTYASPDTFKLKRHLRIHTGEKPYECDICQARFTQSNSLKAHKLVHNVGDKPVFQCELCPTTCGRKTDLRIHVQKLHTSDKPLKCKRCGKTFPDRYSYKLHNKTHEGEKCYKCDLCPYASISARHLESHMLIHTDQKPYQCDHCYQSFRQKQLLKRHCNLYHNPSYVPPPPQEKTHQCPECERPFRHKGNLIRHMAVHDPESSLQEKQLALKIGRQKKIQIIDGQRVEVMTGYDDEDEEDEDEMMAVEGSDGQQYVVLEVIQLADNQGTDQMAVVASEDGDLVMQDPLSQDEVVGGTEEGEEEEEEEVEEHQETIELKLEDSTHNTRKSTRLSESSQNDPKLQKDMETCFGFDEEEEEDEEDDSNIHLLQTIS; this comes from the exons ATGTCCGGTAACGTAGCTGCGATTAAGTTGGAAGAGGGGCAAGAGTCTGTCACGGAGATACAGACGTACCTCGAGACATTCAACAAAGAAATTGAGGGAGGCCAGGGCGAACAGCTTCAGCATGTACAAC TGCAACAAGTTGAGGGTCTCACCGGTGGGGACGATGGTGGCACCTACTTTGTCGATCAATCTGGCCAGTACTATTATCAAGCCAGTAGCGACGACCCACCAGTTATGACTCAAGTACAAATTCAAGAAGCAGACGATGGGGAAGGTCAGAACGACGGCGAAGATGGTCAGGATGAACAGTACCACGAAATAGAAGAGCTTGAGAATGTGCAGAGTGGAGAGAATGCGAGTAAACAG GGTACAGTATCCACGAATGGAAATAGCCAAGTGGTTATTAACTCTGGTGACGCGTATCAAACAGTGACAATTGTGCCGTCAGATACAAACCCAGGTGAAGTTAGCTACGTGTTAATCGTGCAGCAGCCTGAATCTGAGGAAAAAGATGGTCGAACGGAAGACGTGGAAGTGGGCGAAGGTGAGGAAGGGGAACAAGATTTAACTGTTTATGACTTTGAGGACAATGAGGACAACGACGCACCTGTTGAGTCCGAAGCTGAAGATGATAAgacaaaaataatcaaattcatCCCTAAGAAATCACAGACCGTGACACAGGCTCACATGTGTAACTACTGCAATTACACAAGTCCCAAGCG ATATCTCTTATCTCGCCACATGAAATCTCACTCCGAGGAAAGACCACATAAATGTAGCGTTTGTGAAAGAGGCTTTAAGACTTTGGCTTCCCTGCAGAACCACGTTAACACACATACGGGAACAAAACCTCATCACTGCAAGTTCTGCGACAGCGCTTTCACTACGTCTg GTGAACTTGTAAGACATGTTCGGTACAGACATACCCATGAAAAGCCGCACAAATGTCATGAGTGTGATTACGCCTCGGTTGAGTTGTCCAAACTTAAACGACACATTAGGTGCCACACTGGAGAACGTCCCTATCAG TGTCCACATTGTACGTATGCAAGTCCAGACACCTTCAAGCTGAAACGTCATTTGCGCATTCATACGGGCGAAAAACCATATGAATGTGATATCTGCCAAGCAAGATTTACACAGTCTAACAGTTTAAAGGCTCACAAGCTAGTTCACAACG ttgGAGATAAGCCCGTATTTCAATGTGAATTATGCCCAACAACGTGCGGAAGAAAAACTGACCTCAGAATTCACGTTCAAAAGTTACACACTTCTGATAAGCCGTTGAAATGCAAGAGATGTGGCAAGACATTCCCTGACAG GTATAGTTACAAACTTCACAATAAAACGCATGAAGGTGAGAAATGTTACAAGTGCGACCTCTGCCCGTACGCTTCAATATCAGCTCGTCACCTTGAGAGTCACATGCTCATTCATACGGATCAAAAACCGTATCAGTGTGATCATTGCTATCAATCATTTAGGCAAAAACAATTGCTTAAACGCCACTGTAATCTATACCACAATCCTTCCTACGTACCGCCACCACCTCAAGAGAAGACACATCAATGTCCAGAGTGCGAAAGACCGTTCAG GCACAAAGGAAACCTCATACGACACATGGCTGTACATGATCCTGAATCGTCCCTTCAAGAAAAACAACTGGCCCTTAAAATTGGACGTCAAAAGAAGATACAAATCATTGATGGTCAAAGGGTTGAAGTTATGACTG GTTACGATgacgaagatgaagaagacGAGGATGAGATGATGGCCGTCGAAGGAAGCGACGGGCAGCAATATGTCGTCTTGGAAGTGATCCAGTTAGCAGATAATCAAGGAACTGATCAG ATGGCTGTTGTTGCTAGCGAAGATGGAGATTTGGTGATGCAAGATCCTTTGAGTCAGGATGAAGTAGTGGGTGGAACGGAAGAAGgtgaggaggaagaagaagaggaagtaGAAGAACATCAAGAAACCATCGAATTGAAACTAGAAGATAGTACCCATAATACCAGAAAATCAACACGATTGTCCGAATCATCGCAAAACGATCCAAAGCTACAAAAAGACATGGAAACCTGCTTCGGTTTTGACGAG gaagaggaagaggacgaggaagacgatAGCAATATTCATCTATTACAGACAATATCGTAA
- the LOC124298916 gene encoding transcriptional repressor CTCF isoform X1, which translates to MSGNVAAIKLEEGQESVTEIQTYLETFNKEIEGGQGEQLQHVQLQQVEGLTGGDDGGTYFVDQSGQYYYQASSDDPPVMTQVQIQEADDGEGQNDGEDGQDEQYHEIEELENVQSGENASKQGTVSTNGNSQVVINSGDAYQTVTIVPSDTNPGEVSYVLIVQQPESEEKDGRTEDVEVGEGEEGEQDLTVYDFEDNEDNDAPVESEAEDDKTKIIKFIPKKSQTVTQAHMCNYCNYTSPKRYLLSRHMKSHSEERPHKCSVCERGFKTLASLQNHVNTHTGTKPHHCKFCDSAFTTSGELVRHVRYRHTHEKPHKCHECDYASVELSKLKRHIRCHTGERPYQCPHCTYASPDTFKLKRHLRIHTGEKPYECDICQARFTQSNSLKAHKLVHNVGDKPVFQCELCPTTCGRKTDLRIHVQKLHTSDKPLKCKRCGKTFPDRYSYKLHNKTHEGEKCYKCDLCPYASISARHLESHMLIHTDQKPYQCDHCYQSFRQKQLLKRHCNLYHNPSYVPPPPQEKTHQCPECERPFSCNPVMGWKVSCSGAKYRHKGNLIRHMAVHDPESSLQEKQLALKIGRQKKIQIIDGQRVEVMTGDLASKLKGYDDEDEEDEDEMMAVEGSDGQQYVVLEVIQLADNQGTDQMAVVASEDGDLVMQDPLSQDEVVGGTEEGEEEEEEEVEEHQETIELKLEDSTHNTRKSTRLSESSQNDPKLQKDMETCFGFDEEEEEDEEDDSNIHLLQTIS; encoded by the exons ATGTCCGGTAACGTAGCTGCGATTAAGTTGGAAGAGGGGCAAGAGTCTGTCACGGAGATACAGACGTACCTCGAGACATTCAACAAAGAAATTGAGGGAGGCCAGGGCGAACAGCTTCAGCATGTACAAC TGCAACAAGTTGAGGGTCTCACCGGTGGGGACGATGGTGGCACCTACTTTGTCGATCAATCTGGCCAGTACTATTATCAAGCCAGTAGCGACGACCCACCAGTTATGACTCAAGTACAAATTCAAGAAGCAGACGATGGGGAAGGTCAGAACGACGGCGAAGATGGTCAGGATGAACAGTACCACGAAATAGAAGAGCTTGAGAATGTGCAGAGTGGAGAGAATGCGAGTAAACAG GGTACAGTATCCACGAATGGAAATAGCCAAGTGGTTATTAACTCTGGTGACGCGTATCAAACAGTGACAATTGTGCCGTCAGATACAAACCCAGGTGAAGTTAGCTACGTGTTAATCGTGCAGCAGCCTGAATCTGAGGAAAAAGATGGTCGAACGGAAGACGTGGAAGTGGGCGAAGGTGAGGAAGGGGAACAAGATTTAACTGTTTATGACTTTGAGGACAATGAGGACAACGACGCACCTGTTGAGTCCGAAGCTGAAGATGATAAgacaaaaataatcaaattcatCCCTAAGAAATCACAGACCGTGACACAGGCTCACATGTGTAACTACTGCAATTACACAAGTCCCAAGCG ATATCTCTTATCTCGCCACATGAAATCTCACTCCGAGGAAAGACCACATAAATGTAGCGTTTGTGAAAGAGGCTTTAAGACTTTGGCTTCCCTGCAGAACCACGTTAACACACATACGGGAACAAAACCTCATCACTGCAAGTTCTGCGACAGCGCTTTCACTACGTCTg GTGAACTTGTAAGACATGTTCGGTACAGACATACCCATGAAAAGCCGCACAAATGTCATGAGTGTGATTACGCCTCGGTTGAGTTGTCCAAACTTAAACGACACATTAGGTGCCACACTGGAGAACGTCCCTATCAG TGTCCACATTGTACGTATGCAAGTCCAGACACCTTCAAGCTGAAACGTCATTTGCGCATTCATACGGGCGAAAAACCATATGAATGTGATATCTGCCAAGCAAGATTTACACAGTCTAACAGTTTAAAGGCTCACAAGCTAGTTCACAACG ttgGAGATAAGCCCGTATTTCAATGTGAATTATGCCCAACAACGTGCGGAAGAAAAACTGACCTCAGAATTCACGTTCAAAAGTTACACACTTCTGATAAGCCGTTGAAATGCAAGAGATGTGGCAAGACATTCCCTGACAG GTATAGTTACAAACTTCACAATAAAACGCATGAAGGTGAGAAATGTTACAAGTGCGACCTCTGCCCGTACGCTTCAATATCAGCTCGTCACCTTGAGAGTCACATGCTCATTCATACGGATCAAAAACCGTATCAGTGTGATCATTGCTATCAATCATTTAGGCAAAAACAATTGCTTAAACGCCACTGTAATCTATACCACAATCCTTCCTACGTACCGCCACCACCTCAAGAGAAGACACATCAATGTCCAGAGTGCGAAAGACCGTTCAG CTGCAACCCGGTTATGGGTTGGAAAGTGTCTTGTTCTGGTGCTAAATACAG GCACAAAGGAAACCTCATACGACACATGGCTGTACATGATCCTGAATCGTCCCTTCAAGAAAAACAACTGGCCCTTAAAATTGGACGTCAAAAGAAGATACAAATCATTGATGGTCAAAGGGTTGAAGTTATGACTG GAGACTTAGCTTCTAAACTTAAAGGTTACGATgacgaagatgaagaagacGAGGATGAGATGATGGCCGTCGAAGGAAGCGACGGGCAGCAATATGTCGTCTTGGAAGTGATCCAGTTAGCAGATAATCAAGGAACTGATCAG ATGGCTGTTGTTGCTAGCGAAGATGGAGATTTGGTGATGCAAGATCCTTTGAGTCAGGATGAAGTAGTGGGTGGAACGGAAGAAGgtgaggaggaagaagaagaggaagtaGAAGAACATCAAGAAACCATCGAATTGAAACTAGAAGATAGTACCCATAATACCAGAAAATCAACACGATTGTCCGAATCATCGCAAAACGATCCAAAGCTACAAAAAGACATGGAAACCTGCTTCGGTTTTGACGAG gaagaggaagaggacgaggaagacgatAGCAATATTCATCTATTACAGACAATATCGTAA